In one window of Chryseobacterium sp. JV274 DNA:
- the htpG gene encoding molecular chaperone HtpG yields the protein MTKGNINVSVENIFPLIKKFLYSDHEIFLRELISNATDATLKLKHLTSIGEAKVEYGNPKLEVKIDKDQKTLRIIDQGIGMTGEEVEKYINQVAFSGAEEFLEKYKDSAKDSGIIGHFGLGFYSAFMVAEKVEIVTKSYKDEPAVRWICDGSPEFTLEETTDKTDRGTEIILHIAEDSVEFLEEGKIRELLLKYNKFMPVPIKFGTKTHTLPLPEDAPEDAVAETEEVDNIINNPVPAWTIAPNELTNEDYMKFYHELYPMQFEEPLFNIHLNVDYPFNLTGVLFFPKLSNNLNIDKDKIQLYQNQVFVTDEVKGIVPDFLMLLRGVIDSPDIPLNVSRSYLQADGAVKKISSYITKKVADKMASLINENREDYEQKWNDIKIVIEYGIVTEEKFAEKADKFTLYPTTDGKYFLWDELVEKIKPVQTDKDNKLVVLYATNADEQHSYIQSAKDKGYEVLLLDSPITPHVIQKLETSKENISFARVDADHVNNLIKKDEPVISKLNETEKESLKKNVEEAIQDSKFTVQLEDLDSNDAPFTITQPEFMRRMKEMQATGGGGMFGMGGFPEMYNLVVNSNSELSNQILKTENAEEKESLIKYALDLAKLSQNLLKGKDLTDFIQRSYKQLEK from the coding sequence ATGACTAAAGGAAATATTAATGTATCTGTGGAAAATATTTTCCCACTAATTAAAAAATTTCTTTACAGTGACCACGAAATATTCTTAAGAGAATTGATCTCCAATGCAACAGATGCTACTTTAAAATTAAAGCATTTAACAAGCATCGGAGAAGCAAAAGTGGAATACGGAAATCCGAAACTTGAAGTTAAAATTGATAAAGACCAGAAAACTTTACGCATTATCGACCAGGGTATTGGTATGACTGGTGAAGAGGTTGAAAAATACATCAATCAGGTTGCTTTTTCAGGGGCTGAAGAGTTTTTGGAGAAATATAAAGATTCTGCGAAAGATTCAGGAATTATCGGACATTTCGGTCTTGGATTCTACTCTGCGTTCATGGTGGCTGAAAAGGTTGAAATTGTTACAAAGTCTTATAAAGATGAACCGGCAGTACGTTGGATCTGTGATGGAAGCCCGGAATTCACTCTTGAAGAAACTACTGACAAAACAGACAGAGGTACAGAGATTATCCTTCATATTGCAGAAGATTCTGTAGAATTTTTAGAAGAAGGAAAAATCCGCGAATTGTTATTAAAGTATAACAAATTCATGCCTGTTCCTATTAAATTCGGGACAAAAACACATACGCTTCCATTACCGGAAGACGCTCCTGAAGATGCTGTGGCTGAAACAGAAGAGGTAGACAATATTATCAATAATCCGGTACCAGCGTGGACGATTGCTCCAAACGAACTGACCAACGAAGATTATATGAAGTTCTACCACGAACTGTATCCTATGCAGTTTGAGGAACCATTATTCAATATTCACCTGAATGTTGATTATCCTTTCAATCTTACCGGAGTTCTTTTCTTCCCGAAACTGAGCAACAACCTGAATATTGACAAGGATAAAATACAATTATATCAAAATCAGGTTTTTGTAACAGATGAAGTAAAAGGTATCGTTCCGGACTTCCTGATGCTTCTGAGAGGCGTCATAGATTCTCCGGATATTCCTTTGAACGTTTCCCGTTCTTATCTTCAGGCTGATGGTGCTGTGAAGAAGATCTCATCTTACATCACGAAAAAAGTAGCCGACAAAATGGCTTCTTTAATCAACGAAAACCGTGAAGACTATGAGCAAAAATGGAATGACATAAAGATCGTTATTGAGTACGGAATTGTTACAGAAGAAAAATTTGCTGAAAAAGCAGACAAATTCACACTATATCCTACAACAGACGGAAAGTATTTCCTTTGGGATGAATTGGTTGAAAAAATCAAGCCTGTACAAACGGATAAAGACAATAAACTGGTTGTACTATATGCTACCAATGCCGATGAGCAGCACAGCTACATCCAATCTGCAAAGGATAAAGGATATGAAGTTCTGTTATTAGACTCACCTATCACTCCACATGTTATCCAGAAGCTGGAAACATCAAAAGAAAATATCTCTTTTGCAAGAGTAGATGCAGATCACGTGAATAACCTGATCAAAAAAGATGAGCCCGTAATTTCGAAACTGAATGAAACGGAAAAAGAGTCTCTGAAAAAGAATGTTGAAGAAGCTATTCAGGATTCTAAGTTTACCGTTCAGCTTGAAGATCTTGACAGTAATGATGCTCCATTTACCATTACCCAACCTGAATTCATGAGAAGAATGAAGGAAATGCAGGCTACAGGCGGAGGCGGAATGTTCGGAATGGGAGGTTTCCCGGAGATGTACAATCTTGTGGTAAACTCCAACAGTGAACTTTCTAATCAGATTTTAAAAACTGAGAATGCTGAAGAGAAAGAAAGCCTGATCAAATATGCTTTGGATCTTGCCAAGCTTTCACAAAACTTACTGAAAGGAAAAGACCTGACAGATTTTATACAGAGAAGCTATAAGCAACTTGAAAAATAA
- a CDS encoding helix-turn-helix transcriptional regulator, producing MQKEKLRVIRKQKGYTQQQVADFIATDVSNYSRKESGDVRIVKDEWDKLARFLDVPIEDIYEEEEPTVVVNNDHPVFNDRSSSAGVISNQNNYDNIPGAIIENLQNYITLLKEENIRLKQELKSLPKGGK from the coding sequence ATGCAAAAAGAAAAATTACGCGTCATCAGAAAGCAAAAAGGCTATACTCAACAACAGGTAGCTGACTTTATCGCAACGGATGTATCCAATTACAGCAGAAAAGAAAGCGGTGATGTAAGAATCGTAAAAGATGAATGGGACAAACTTGCCCGTTTCCTGGATGTACCGATTGAAGACATTTATGAGGAGGAGGAACCAACAGTAGTTGTTAATAATGATCATCCTGTCTTTAATGACAGATCTTCTTCTGCAGGAGTAATCAGTAACCAGAATAATTATGATAATATTCCAGGAGCTATTATTGAGAATTTACAAAACTATATTACTTTATTAAAAGAAGAAAATATAAGGCTTAAACAAGAACTGAAAAGTCTCCCAAAAGGAGGAAAATAA
- a CDS encoding MGMT family protein — protein sequence MDEIFKQQVYEVARLIPKGRVSTYGAIAKAVGYPNHSRHVGKAMGGCPKDVPAHRVISSSGVLSVPEFQPKLEKEGIVVENLRIKNFKKLFWDPLEEL from the coding sequence ATGGACGAGATTTTTAAACAACAGGTATACGAAGTAGCAAGACTTATTCCCAAAGGAAGAGTTTCTACCTATGGTGCCATAGCAAAAGCAGTTGGCTATCCTAACCATTCAAGACATGTAGGAAAAGCGATGGGAGGATGCCCGAAAGATGTTCCTGCTCACCGTGTCATATCAAGCTCAGGAGTTTTATCTGTTCCGGAATTTCAGCCTAAGCTGGAAAAAGAAGGAATTGTTGTGGAAAATCTTAGAATAAAAAATTTCAAAAAGCTGTTTTGGGATCCGTTGGAGGAATTGTAA